In Temnothorax longispinosus isolate EJ_2023e chromosome 10, Tlon_JGU_v1, whole genome shotgun sequence, a single window of DNA contains:
- the Naxe gene encoding NAD(P)H-hydrate epimerase: MLQLVSRTLRSRSVKWIEQPVDNKSFIPLARRGYGRMPRYLNQSEAIDIDKDLFDKYKFSVDQLMELAGQSCAVAIAKSYPLSGGPGAPSSRVLVCCGPGNNGGDGLVCARHLKHFGYSPEIYYPKRTNNELYERLLHQCVENGIPILENQQIERATDSEALEEYAIVVDALMGFSFRPPVREPFVRIVDLLKSTSVPICSVDIPSGWNVEEGPPADGGIKPQMLISLTAPKMCASKFDGRFHYLGGRFVPEKLESQYNLNLPKYPGTDLVVQLR, translated from the coding sequence ATGCTGCAACTCGTATCTCGCACTCTGAGATCGCGGAGCGTCAAGTGGATCGAGCAGCCGGTAGATAACAAATCGTTCATCCCGCTCGCGAGAAGGGGCTACGGCAGGATGCCGAGGTATTTAAATCAATCGGAAGCAATCGACATCGACAAGGACCTGTTCGACAAGTACAAGTTCAGCGTCGACCAACTGATGGAGCTAGCCGGGCAGAGCTGTGCtgtcgcgatcgcgaaatCCTACCCACTGTCGGGGGGCCCCGGCGCCCCGAGCAGCAGGGTGCTGGTGTGCTGCGGGCCCGGCAACAACGGCGGCGACGGCCTGGTCTGCGCCAGGCACCTGAAGCACTTCGGATACTCGCCGGAGATTTACTATCCGAAACGGACGAATAACGAGCTCTACGAGAGGCTGCTGCATCAGTGCGTCGAGAACGGTATCCCGATATTGGAGAACCAGCAAATAGAGAGGGCAACCGATTCCGAGGCTCTCGAGGAATACGCGATCGTCGTGGACGCCCTTATGGGATTCAGTTTCAGGCCGCCGGTGAGAGAGCCGTTCGTCCGTATCGTCGACCTGCTGAAGAGCACGAGCGTTCCCATTTGCAGCGTGGACATCCCGTCGGGCTGGAACGTCGAGGAGGGGCCGCCCGCGGACGGCGGCATAAAGCCGCAGATGTTGATATCTCTCACGGCCCCGAAGATGTGCGCGTCGAAGTTCGATGGGAGATTTCACTATCTGGGCGGTAGGTTTGTCCCTGAGAAGCTGGAGTCGCAGTACAATCTTAATTTACCGAAATACCCCGGCACGGACCTCGTCGTTCAGCTGCGCTAA
- the LOC139821020 gene encoding uncharacterized protein: protein MEKVIPMSWLNQILLVFSVAAAILSLVVQGWTGLTSLPIYVSISWAVLVTIISVWLSCCLLRLTLKANSPIPLGFMNKWIRERLVGQLGQDSSVDEDGNTEITRKSDDENQKSSNSAQKGSVKRNDGAMSSDNCKNEIPLTRRKKLNVAEMTREINAKCIEIWYKNISNEKSFPDEAQDLLNKFLTRLVWKASKIDKIKLINKLANVLLLHLKEYRRALRRVEKGATASVEEAYKYLHPGSRSASTLEHMLHRLVTVLAQEFLQWELTSSLPCKLLLSILSKRLLITIDTISCPDWLLENLLRLLEAPPNEVATPVKQNINGIITVALSDGITSATAAVIPQQLPKSVSKSSPTAAATTSEDESAALTAAPERPTLCLEGLSTEHRGLWGDSITDADLELEEDKISPVYEEPTDFATTIARLRNLLQQKSTATTPLHAEEKSYVIYEGSQFTNLSIPWTEFHTATDGSQQLYYCIQFDDVEQRGMDLFETTTATVKRQYADFVQLHLSLEEMPSLASVMSELVLPEGGRIELETYLKTLCTRLANECPPQLRHFLRPSSSAGKKADAIAPRLDRFLAKTVTGVFNTLKTVVPGFELDQEEEATPLPTLMPLSDIPWRFVEDIKSKSLASELQQLIAERTEYCTVDTAYEAVDSMEASGDSELLDCWWETINTSYDDEVDELDSNLTLTCTTIDLICELLAGIASNNTLQQEAVVRWTKLLIGNISEPILQKIILRLFDSLSGSSLIWDASRDVANQNGTQLRDKLLRILEEKISYDVKLIFGEDDVHKALNYLLSSCEIKKINLDLNMQMLDALVSELLISCKTNHDPN from the exons ATGGAGAAAGTTATACCAATGAGTTGGTTGAACCAAATACTGCTAGTTTTTAGTGTGGCAGCTGCAATATTGTCCTTGGTTGTGCAAGGGTGGACAGGTCTCACGTCTCTGCCGATCTACGTTTCCATCTCTTGGGCCGTATTAGTCACGATTATATCCGTATGGCTGAGTTGCTGCTTGCTACGTCTCACGCTGAAAGCCAACAGCCCGATCCCTCTAGGATTTATGAACAAATGGATACGCGAAAGACTGGTAGGCCAACTAGGTCAGGATTCTTCCGTAGACGAGGACGGAAATACAGAGATCACTCGCAAAAGTGACGATGAAAACCAAAAAAGCTCGAATTCTGCACAAAAAGGTAGTGTTAAGCGCAATGATGGCGCGATGTCGTCCGACAACTGTAAGAACGAGATCCCCTTGACGAGAAGAAAAAAGCTAAACGTCGCGGAAATGACGCGAGAGATCAATGCAAAGTGTATAGAAATTTGGTATAAGAATATAAGTAACGAAAAGTCATTCCCCGATGAGGCGCAGGACTTGTTGAACAAGTTCTTGACCAGACTTGTCTGGAAAGCCAGTAAGATAGATAAGATAAAGCTTATTAATAAGTTGGCAAATGTGTTGCTGTTACACTTAAAGGAATATCGCAG AGCGTTACGCAGAGTCGAGAAAGGTGCTACAGCTAGCGTGGAGGAGGCGTACAAATATTTACACCCTGGTTCTCGCAGTGCGTCAACATTGGAGCACATGTTACATCGTTTAGTTACTGTTCTTGCACAAGAGTTTTTACAGTGGGAATTAACTAGCTCGTTACCGTGCAAACTTTTGTTATctattttatcaaagagaCTCTTAATAACGATAGACACAATAAGCTGCCCAGACTGGTTGCTCGAGAACTTGTTAAGATTATTGGAAGCACCACCAAACGAAGTTGCTACTCCAGTTAAACAGAATATCAAT GGTATTATAACTGTTGCTCTAAGCGACGGTATCACGTCTGCGACAGCGGCTGTGATCCCGCAGCAATTGCCAAAATCTGTATCCAAGTCTAGTCCAACTGCTGCAGCTACTACGAGTGAAGACGAGAGTGCAGCTTTAACGGCAGCTCCAGAAAGGCCGACTCTGTGCCTGGAGGGTCTCTCCACGGAGCACAGAGGCCTGTGGGGAGACAGTATAACGGACGCGGATCTGGAATTGGAAGAAGACAAGATATCACCGGTGTATGAAGAGCCAACGGATTTCGCGACGACTATCGCTAGGCTCAGAAATCTGTTGCAACAGAAATCTACGGCGACCACACCACT ACATGCTGAAGAAAAATCCTACGTAATATATGAAGGCAGccaatttacaaatttatcgATTCCCTGGACTGAGTTTCACACCGCGACGGACGGCTCGCAGCAACTGTACTACTGCATACAATTTGACGATGTCGAGCAACGTGGAATGGATCTATTCGAAACAACCACCGCTACGGTCAAAAGACAATATGCCGATTTTGTTCAGTTGCACCTCAGTTTGGAAGAA ATGCCATCGTTAGCGAGCGTTATGTCGGAATTGGTGTTACCCGAGGGTGGCCGGATCGAACTGGAGACGTATCTGAAGACGTTGTGTACGCGATTGGCGAATGAATGTCCGCCGCAGCTGCGTCACTTTCTTCGACCTAGTAGCAGTGCGGGCAAGAAAGCCGACGCGATAGCGCCTCGTTTAGATCGATTTCTGGCCAAAACCGTGACCGGTGTCTTCAATACGTTGAAAACCGTTGTACCAGGCTTCGAACTGGACCAAGAAGAAGAGGCTACCCCTCTACCTACTCTAATGCCCTTGTCTGACATACCCTGGAGATTTGTCGAGGATATAAAGTCG AAAAGTCTAGCTTCTGAACTCCAGCAATTGATCGCAGAAAGGACAGAGTATTGTACAGTAGACACAGCTTACGAAGCAGTTGACTCGATGGAAGCAAGTGGCGATTCGGAGTTACTGGATTGCTGGTGGGAGACCATTAATACTTCGTACGATG ACGAAGTGGACGAGTTAGATTCCAATTTAACGCTGACGTGTACGACGATAGACCTGATTTGTGAGCTTTTAGCAGGCATCGCTAGTAACAACACGTTACAGCAAGAAGCTGTCGTTAGATGGACTAAGTTGCTAATTGGAAACATTTCAGAGCCAATCCTGCAG aaaataattcttcGGTTATTCGACTCTCTGAGCGGTTCTTCGTTAATTTGGGATGCGTCACGTGATGTCGCGAATCAGAATGGCACGCAGTTGAGAGACAAGTTGCTACGTATATTGGAGGAGAAGATATCGTACGATGTAAAATTGATATTCGGCGAGGACGACGTACACAAGGCTCTGAACTATCTGTTGAGTTCATGCGAAATCAAAAAGATTAACTTAGATTTAAACATGCAAATGTTGGACGCACTAGTATCGGAACTGTTGATTTCCTGTAAAACGAATCATGACCCGAATtaa
- the Roq gene encoding uncharacterized protein Roq produces the protein MPIQAPQWTEFLSCPICCHDFDVAVRGPISLGCGHTICRACLANLHRKQCPFDQSIINTDIEKLPVNEALLQLLGNPIPTVASSASASNQQQNYQKLLPVDQHANYLRAKSCIEELALYLKPCQITNSAGIGSGGGGLVSRPMQRKLVTLLGCQLVEPEGRARALRAARSLGERTVTELILQHQNPQQLSANLWAAVRARGCQFLGPAMQEEVLKLVLLALEDGSALSRKVLVMFVVQRLEPHFPQASKTSIGHVVQLLYRASCFKVSKREGDSSLMQLKEEFRTYEALRREHDAQIVQIATEAGLRIAPDQWSALLYGDTAHKSHMQSIIDKLQTPQSFAQSVQELVIALQRTPDPGQLSGLRPQLELLAAIDPSPETEPPSLAECRAALEAVRIVVATLVDFVRQHGSGGTCGSNRKSAAQDSGGGGPPSCPGSATGKYKVSMCRDLALRGTCPRSNNCTFAHSDSELDKYRSKNRKLSVRANSNQSESKGEKNNKIFNKQNGDLTTYSAKAHDRDNTVVQHSTPVPANLENNLIDSLTSTYMLPLTPPQNLPHLSLCSVKGGTMMDSGGPPGVHCSGHYIMPPGPVPTVDYGPSLTTATNLGMWDTPQIVPANQRTAVAKTMLAMLLQRRMEILNQLEMIVGKQQQQQQLISPQIKTNYDLQQESDLLTTPNNYSIWTAANNFRCSSGTDPSPPPPSSASHLLDDDGPFMTPLDVSPATLPPVSKQGPISRLSKTLIRSPYNGALQHLYNEGIESTPIPALSTAFRTPNSVTSWYYGNQPYAAVGVNGIQSVTSTNLGNGDGDSGFIGDNYVALGRNIIAPESLSQFSRSECMSKDLILESQKVKQQLRHLEKKINDLKLATQGATTFVTAGERLTQELRMIEAGIRERERDVRNWSNPYGGGTGTTTIPWIQQSPNDWLSNQEYNTDYKTEEEDTYEAGLANDMRELELRWEFELREQEKHWSSGGEKDTVTSKNK, from the exons ATGCCGATACAGGCACCACAGTGGACTGAATTCCTGTCATGTCCAATTTGCTGCCATGACTTTGATGTGGCCGTGCGAGGTCCCATATCGCTTGGTTGCGGCCACACCATATGTCGTGCTTGCTTGGCTAATCTACACCGCAAGCAGTGCCCTTTTGATCAG AGCATTATCAACACCGACATCGAGAAACTACCTGTAAATGAAGCATTGTTACAACTGCTGGGCAATCCAATTCCCACCGTTGCCTCATCAGCATCTGCATCTAACCAGCAGCAGAATTACCAGAAACTTCTACCGGTCGACCAACATGCTAACTATCTGAGGGCTAAGAGCTGTATTGAAGAGCTCGCCCTTTATCTGAAACCATGTCAGATTACTAACTCTGCGG GTATCGGGAGCGGGGGCGGGGGATTGGTGTCACGGCCCATGCAACGGAAACTAGTGACGTTATTAGGCTGTCAACTAGTAGAACCAGAAGGTAGGGCACGCGCGCTGCGTGCCGCTCGTAGTCTCGGTGAGCGCACCGTCACGGAGCTCATACTGCAGCATCAGAACCCTCAGCAACTCAGCGCGAATCTTTGGGCGGCCGTGCGTGCTCGTGGCTGTCAATTCCTTGGACCAg CGATGCAAGAAGAGGTTCTTAAGCTTGTATTATTGGCTCTGGAGGATGGCTCTGCTCTATCGCGTAAAGTGTTGGTGATGTTCGTGGTGCAGCGTCTGGAACCACATTTTCCTCAAGCTAGTAAGACCAGTATTGGACACGTGGTGCAACTTCTATATCGGGCAAGCTGTTTTAAG GTATCAAAGCGTGAGGGTGACTCGTCACTGATGCAATTGAAGGAGGAGTTTCGCACTTATGAGGCTCTAAGACGGGAGCATGACGCACAGATTGTGCAGATAGCCACGGAGGCGGGTTTACGTATCGCTCCTGACCAATGGTCAGCGCTGCTCTATGGCGATACCGCTCACAAGTCTCATATGCAAAGTATCATTGATAAATTGCAAACACCACAGTCGTTCGCTCAGAGTGTTCAAGAGCTCGTAATAGCGTTGCAACGTACTCCCGATCCTGGACAACTGAGCGGTCTCAGGCCTCAGTTGGAACTATTAGCTGCCATTGATCCCAGTCCAG agACAGAACCACCGAGCTTGGCCGAATGTCGGGCGGCCCTAGAAGCCGTAAGAATAGTGGTAGCTACTTTGGTGGACTTTGTTCGACAGCATGGAAGTGGTGGGACGTGTGGCAGCAATCGGAAATCGGCGGCGCAGGATAGCGGAGGTGGCGGACCCCCCTCGTGTCCGGGTTCGGCGACCGGTAAATACAAAGTCAGCATGTGTAGAGACCTAGCTCTGCGCGGCACTTGTCCACGATCCAACAATTGTACCTTTGCTCACAGCGACAGCGAGCTCGACAA gTACAGATCGAAGAATCGTAAGTTGAGTGTCAGGGCGAATTCAAATCAGTCAGAATCGAAGGGCGAGaagaataacaaaattttcaacaaGCAAAACGGTGATTTGACGACTTATTCCGCCAAAGCACACGATAGAGATAATA CGGTAGTGCAACATTCAACGCCCGTTCCGGCCAACTTGGAAAATAACTTGATTGACTCATTGACATCGACCTATATGCTGCCGCTTACACCCCCGCAAAACTTACCGCACCTCAGTCTGTGCTCTGTAAAGGGAGGAACTATGATGGACAGTGGAGGGCCTCCTGGTGTCCATTGTTCCGGGCATTACATAATGCCACCGGGACCCGTTCCCACTGTCGACTACGGACCTTCGTTGACAACCGCAACGAATCTGGGGATGTGGGACACTCCACAAATTGTACCGGCAAATCAA CGAACGGCCGTGGCAAAAACTATGTTGGCGATGTTGTTGCAACGCAGGATGGAGATTCTGAATCAGCTAGAAATGATCGTCGgcaagcagcagcagcagcaacaattAATATCGCCACAAATAAAAACG aattaTGATCTTCAGCAAGAGAGTGACTTATTGACTACACCCAACAATTACTCGATATGGACCGCAGCGAATAACTTTCGCTGTTCATCTGGGACGGATCCATCTCCGCCACCGCCCTCGTCAGCTTCGCATCTTCTTGATGATGACGGTCCCTTTATGACCCCGTTAGACGTATCTCCCGCGACCTTGCCGCCGGTTAGCAAACAGGGACCTATCTCAAGACTATCGAAAACACTGATAAg aTCTCCCTACAACGGAGCTCTGCAACATCTTTACAACGAGGGGATTGAATCTACTCCTATTCCCGCGCTGTCTACTGCATTCAGAACTCCAAACTCGGTAACCTCCTGGTACTATGGCAATCAAC CATACGCAGCGGTTGGTGTGAATGGAATACAATCGGTGACGTCAACGAACCTCGGTAATGGTGACGGTGACAGTGGTTTCATTGGCGATAATTACGTCGCTCTTGGCCGCAATATTATTGCGCCAGAATCACTGTCACAATTCTCGAGATCGGAGTGTATGTCAAAAGa TTTGATTTTGGAGTCGCAGAAGGTGAAGCAACAACTCAGACATCTGGAGAAGAAAATCAATGACTTAAAG TTGGCTACGCAAGGAGCTACTACTTTCGTCACGGCGGGCGAGCGACTGACGCAGGAATTGCGAATGATCGAAGCGGGCAtcagagaaagggagagagatgTACGAAACTGGAGCAACCCGTACGGTGGTGGTACCGGCACTACCACCATTCCTTGGATTCAGCAATCCCCTAACGATTGGCTCTCAAATCAAGAGTATAATACGGATTACAAAACTGAAGAA GAAGATACGTACGAGGCTGGACTAGCGAACGATATGCGCGAGCTAGAACTGCGATGGGAATTTGAGCTGCGCGAGCAAGAGAAACATTGGTCCAGTGGAGGCGAGAAAGACACCGTCACCtcgaagaataaataa
- the LOC139820023 gene encoding XK-related protein 6, producing MDEGSYKRRSCHLASVFPGINLDDDVVDLPTDTPFITRLDVFCLVCSITMHIVDMCFDYNIAIRYYLGGKVTYFAWTMCLILIPSLINVVISMRMQHQDKEMSSGVDASSDYKTTRLLIKNGLYSTIAVLLQLAPVIHYWETLKCALKARKCEKSGDRVGQRRYYRRMLKEDEDVALLRVFECFLEAAPQQVLQLTLMLTHYHNEINLEFAHQVGSIVSSFASMGWAMASYHRSIRLAQQNKSHIDLMGTVLQFLWHFCITVARILSLGVVASIWPLYTAICCLIHWISMTIWILIDSRGILEFCRIYSHPPHMLPTFKEYVYSILFATVIGIVHIFIYLNAVDSNTFWKHLCFYVLCFAENVTANLLWRYTSPPEVQEAWYFNVFFSICIVSFFIGITAMIVYYTTFHPSKKQQASNSIQVNQVM from the exons ATGGACGAGGGAAGTTACAAACGTCGCTCTTGCCATCTCGCCAGCGTATTTCCGGGCATCAAcctcgacgacgacgtcgtcgaCCTGCCGACGGACACCCCGTTCATCACCAGGCTGGACGTCTTCTGCTTGGTCTGTTCTATAACCATGCACATCGTGGACATGTGTTTCGATTACAACATTGCCATCCGATACTACCTGGGCGGCAAGGTGACGTACTTCGCTTGGACAATGTGCCTCATACTCATTCCCTCCCTGATCAACGTCGTCATCAGCATGAGGATGCAGCATCAGGATAAAGAG ATGAGCTCTGGCGTGGACGCGTCGAGTGATTACAAGACGACGCGTTTGCTGATCAAGAACGGACTGTATTCCACGATCGCCGTTCTCCTGCAACTGGCGCCGGTTATACATTACTGGGAGACCTTGAAGTGTGCGCTAAAAGCACGTAAGTGCGAGAAATCTGGGGACCGCGTCGGCCAGAGGAGATATTATCGGAGGATGCTCAAGGAGGATGAAGATGTCGCCTTGCTACGAGTATTTGAGTGTTTCCTGGAAGCCGCGCCGCAGCAAGTCCTCCAGCTAACTCTGATGCTGACGCATTACCATAATGAGATTAATCTTGAAT TTGCACATCAAGTAGGTAGTATTGTCAGCTCATTTGCAAGTATGGGTTGGGCAATGGCCAGCTACCATCGTAGCATTCGATTAGCTCAACAAAATAAGTCGCATATTGACCTTATGGGAACTGTGTTACAATTTCTGTGGCACTTTTGCATCACAG TGGCAAGAATCTTATCTCTCGGTGTTGTTGCAAGCATCTGGCCTCTCTATACCGCAATCTGTTGCCTAATACATTGGATATCCATGACAATATGGATTTTGATCGACTCCCGTGGGATATTAGAGTTCTGTCGGATTTACAGTCACCCACCGCACATGCTGCCAACGTTTAAAGAATACGTTTATTCTATATTGTTTGCCACCGTTATTGGAATAGTTCACATTTTCATATATCTAAATGCCGTAGATAGCAACACATTTTGGAAACATCTATGTTTCTACGTGCTCTGCTTTGCGGAAAATGTTACCGCAAATCTGTTGTGGCGATATACGTCTCCACCTGAAGTTCAAGAGGCTTGGTACTTTAATGTATTCTTTAGTATTTGTAtcgtttccttttttataGGAATTACGGCAATGATAGTGTATTACACCACATTCCACCCCTCAAAAAAGCAACAAGCTTCAAATTCAATTCAAGTCAATCAAGTCATGTGA
- the Robl gene encoding dynein light chain roadblock-type 2, with protein sequence MAQEVEETMKRIQSHKGVVGTIVVNAEGIPIKSTLDNTTTVQYAGLISQLSDKARSVVRDLDPTNDLTFLRIRSKKHEIMVAPDKEFILIVVQNPVD encoded by the exons ATG GCACAGGAAGTCGAGGAAACTATGAAACGGATTCAGTCTCACAAGGGAGTAGTTGGAACAATAGTGGTAAACGCGGAAG GCATTCCGATAAAATCGACGTTAGACAACACAACGACGGTTCAGTACGCGGGTTTGATAAGTCAATTGTCGGACAAGGCTCGCTCCGTCGTGCGCGACCTGGATCCGACCAATGATTTAACATTCCTGCGCATTCGTAGCAAAAAGCATGAGATTATGGTCGCGCCCGACAaggaatttatattaatagtagTGCAAAATCCGGTTGACTGA
- the Sem1 gene encoding 26S proteasome complex subunit SEM1, giving the protein MTDSKNDKAKVDLGLLEEDDEFEEFPAEDWTAKDEDGDDISVWEDNWDDDDVEDDFNQQLRAQLEKQKAASETIKKN; this is encoded by the exons ATGACCGACAGCAAAAACGACAAAGCGAAAGTCGATCTCGGACTTCTCGAGGAAGACGACGAGTTCGAGGAGTTTCCCGCGGAAG ATTGGACCGCGAAAGACGAGGATGGCGACGATATCAGCGTTTGGGAGGACAACtgggacgacgacgacgtcgaggACGACTTCAATCAACAGTTGAG AGCACAGCTAGAGAAACAGAAGGCTGCGAGTGAAACAATCAAGAAAAACTAA
- the Ida gene encoding anaphase-promoting complex subunit 5, producing MSMNDSRLYTVNDIFNRMSKEFVTVDGNVRKTVTTVTPYKVATLILIKEYCNDTTKVIKDRRNFCLASLKLIQSADMELAALLNMLYEPYDLHRFADQLEINLDAIHEKGIDELLDLFDNLRRLMESKEHALASPVLSRNSVLGLYVRRMLIFFEKLAFDQVVALYNDMEKYVVKKVNMENTDISAMSKPEDIGPDNKAKTIWGGRQAELLVAQQAHALQTDDHKALSPEELQALVHDLLKSNPYNADAHYLSYLNCIRVNDFCGAVDSLYHCFDRLAPLENRSTPEDRSRTFRYAALNLAVLHTQFNHKEVAQYALKEAIKLAQEAGDNVCLQLAHSWMSYLLSKENKGPLIERSVGKASLLGITHTTGLSLISHAHSYALEAKNPPQVFDILMKSDMLNCQHSMSDLMSVTFAEKSALWAYYGKTEMASLCAQLLLLHNTGDKKQHMFNGPSTCQAIVTVANMLIEFGEYTLADVVLAHAKERFPNSPCNKIWMLSEQLHMFTQLLRQERWSEAEAVARNIFSLDQLESKLKLAEVCLAKGDFPKASEHISAIEEYPDVTAPYVIRAALLSSQITCASSSPDNGTAVVTNCIMRLCSALELAAQNHLSYYKALVKMHLANIQLLMGLPVLALNLVEDAIPTVLGHGGCYDQGKAFMLYGKCLIASAPESPFEARKEVILSGIKTLSKAQALFTKVNAIAKVKSVMHLRSVFYNEIDLLPERNQCAFEFRQMDEQYLTSPTDPFLY from the exons ATGTCGATGAATGACAGTCGGTTGTACACGGTGAACGACATATTTAACAGAATGTCTAAGGAGTTCGTGACCGTCGACGGTAACGTGAGGAAGACGGTAACGACGGTAACCCCTTATAAAGTGGCCACCCTCATTCTGATTAAGGAATATTGTAATGATACCACAAAAG TGATCAAGGACAGACGTAACTTCTGTTTAGcgtcgttaaaattaattcag TCGGCGGACATGGAGCTGGCCGCCCTGCTGAATATGCTGTACGAGCCATATGATCTGCATCGGTTTGCGGATCAATTGGAAATAAATCTGGATGCCATACACGAGAAGGGGATCGATGAACTGTTAGATCTGTTTGATAATCTTCGCCGATTAATGGAATCCAAGGAGCATGCGCTAGCTTCACCGGTGTTAAGCAGAAACTCTGTTCTCGGGTTGTACGTTCGTAGAATGCTTATCTTCTTTGAGAAATTGGCGTTCGATCAAGTGGTCGCTCTCTACAACGATATGGAGAAATATGTCGTGAAGAAAGTCAATATGGAAAACACCGACATCTCTGCAATGTCTAAACCGGAAGATATTGGTCCGGATAA TAAGGCGAAAACGATTTGGGGTGGAAGGCAGGCGGAGTTACTCGTGGCGCAGCAGGCGCATGCCTTACAAACCGACGACCACAAAGCACTGTCGCCGGAGGAGTTGCAGGCTCTTGTGCATGACCTCTTAAAGTCTAATCCTTACAACGCGGATGCG CATTACCTGAGTTACCTGAATTGCATCCGCGTGAACGACTTCTGCGGGGCGGTAGACAGTCTCTATCATTGTTTTGATAGACTGGCACCTCTGGAGAATCGATCCACCCCCGAGGATCGATCTCGTACCTTCCGATATGCGGCACTCAACCTGGCCGTTTTACACACACAGTTTAATCACAA GGAAGTAGCACAGTACGCTTTGAAGGAAGCTATTAAATTGGCTCAGGAAGCTGGAGACAATGTATGCTTGCAGCTCGCACATTCTTGGATGTCCTACTTGCTCAGCAAAGAAAATAA aggACCTCTGATAGAACGCTCAGTCGGCAAAGCGAGTCTGCTCGGAATTACACATACGACAGGCTTAAGCCTTATTTCGCACGCGCACAGTTATGCCTTAGAAGCCAAGAATCCTCCTCAAGTGTTCGAC ATATTAATGAAGTCAGACATGCTAAATTGTCAGCATTCGATGTCCGACTTGATGTCTGTCACTTTCGCGGAGAAATCGGCGTTATGGGCATACTACGGAAAAACGGAGATGGCCTCTCTATGCGCCCAGCTGCTACTTCTCCACAATACGGGTGATAAGAAGCAGCACATGTTCAACGGACCGTCCACGTGCCAGGCAATCGTCACCGTCGCCAATATGTTGATCGAGTTTGGCGAATATACCCTTGCCGACGTTGTGCTGGCGCACGCCAAGGAAAGATTCCCCAACAGTCCTTGCAACAAG ATCTGGATGTTGAGCGAACAATTGCACATGTTCACGCAACTGCTGCGACAAGAGAGGTGGAGCGAGGCGGAAGCTGTAGCCAGAAATATCTTCAGCTTAGATCAGTTGGAATCCAAACTCAA ATTGGCGGAGGTTTGCCTGGCAAAGGGAGATTTCCCGAAAGCATCGGAGCACATCAGCGCCATCGAGGAGTATCCGGACGTGACGGCGCCGTACGTGATACGCGCCGCACTTCTTTCTAGTCAGATAACATGCGCCTCGTCCTCGCCGGACAACGGAACCGCGGTCGTCACTAATTGCATAATGCGCCTCTGTTCGGCCTTGGAATTGGCTGCGCAGAATCACTTGTCGTACTACAAGGCGCTCGTCAAAATGCACCTCGCCAACATACAA TTGTTAATGGGTCTGCCTGTGTTGGCCCTGAACCTGGTGGAGGACGCTATTCCCACGGTCTTGGGTCACGGTGGTTGTTACGATCAAGGCAAGGCGTTCATGCTGTACGGCAAGTGTCTGATAGCCTCAGCGCCCGAGAGTCCTTTCGAGGCCCGGAAAGAGGTGATCCTGAGCGGGATAAAGACCCTGTCGAAGGCACAGGCGCTCTTCACCAAGGTCAACGCCATTGCCAAAGTCAAGAGCGTCATGCACCTGCGATCTGTATTTTACAACGAGATCGATCTCTTGCCCGAGAGAAATCAGTGCGCTTTCGAGTTCCGTCAAATGGACGAGCAATATTTAACGTCTCCTACCGAtccatttttgtattaa